A window from Garra rufa chromosome 14, GarRuf1.0, whole genome shotgun sequence encodes these proteins:
- the sidt2 gene encoding SID1 transmembrane family member 2 isoform X4 produces the protein MLEFFCGSVRFAPVWLVLMLVWLRPAACGDNAVIQKEAQFDVTYEDTVTSDNQTIYSYNHTVSRNKTEGVRVSVELLSEGTQSPVLFVVRQKQAVLSFQVPLILRGLYQRKYPYTQVGRTLCQPPTKAVSETQFFYVDVSTLSSAGIHYQLRVSRVDSFTLQTDKKFSFNATPSQPQFFKYVFPDGVDTVIVKVNSQNIFPCSVMSIQDIQCPVYDLDNNVAFIGMYQTMTTTAAITVQRKDFPSNSFYVVVVVKTEDEACGGPLRFYPLLPDELLDAGNRSKALDVVVTPAINSEVYVMGMLFCLGIFLSFYLLTFLVACLENKRMNRKREGLLNTDTSPAETGKAPVSPYEYGSFADNGSTLSSEAVTDSLASADGNYGYLERSLESVGRSRQESLSSVEEDDYDTLADIDSDKNIVRTKKFLCVSDLARKDKRILSKKYQIYFWNISTIAVFYALPVIQLVITYQTVVNVTGNQDICYYNFLCAHPLGALSSFNNILSNLGYVMLGLLFLLIVLQRDIIHNRALERNENTALECGIPKHFGLYYAMGTALMMEGLLSACYHVCPNYTNFQFDTSFMYMIAGLCMLKLYQKRHPDINASAYSAYACLAAVIFFSVLGVVFGKGNTAFWIVFSVIHILATMLLSTQLYYMGRWRLDSGILRRILHVIYTDCIRQCSGPMYIDRMVLLVMGNIVNWSLAAYGLIKRPNDFASYLLAIAICNLLLYFAFYIIMKLRSGERIQCLALVCILFTAVVWGFALFFFFQGLSTWQKTPAESREHNRECILLSFFDDHDIWHFLSSIAMFGSFLVLLTMDDDLDTVQRDKIYVF, from the exons ATGCTGGAGTTCTTCTGCGGTTCTGTCCGGTTTGCTCCGGTCTGGCTGGTCCTGATGCTGGTGTGGTTGCGTCCGGCGGCGTGCGGCGATAATGCCGTCATCCAGAAAGAAGCTCAGTTCGACGTGACGTATGAGGACACGGTCACCAGCGATAACCAGACCATCTACTCCTACAACCACACCGTCTCCAGAAACAAG acGGAGGGTGTGCGTGTGTCCGTGGAGCTGCTGTCGGAGGGCACTCAGAGTCCAGTTCTGTTCGTGGTCCGGCAGAAACAGGCCGTTCTGTCCTTTCAGGTCCCCCTCATCCTCAGAGGCCT GTATCAGAGGAAGTATCCGTACACACAGGTGGGCCGTACGCTGTGTCAGCCGCCCACTAAAGCCGTGTCAGAGACGCAGTTCTTCTACGTGGACGTGTCGACGCTGTCCAGCGCTGGGATCCACTATCAGCTGCGCGTCAGTCGTGTGGACAGCTTCACGCTGCA GACAGACAAGAAATTCAGCTTCAATGCGACACCGTCCCAACCACAg TTCTTCAAGTACGTGTTTCCTGACGGTGTGGACACAGTGATTGTGAAGGTGAACTCACAGAATATCTTCCCCTGCTCAGTCATGTCAATACAGGACATCCAG TGTCCGGTTTATGATCTGGATAATAATGTGGCGTTTATTGGAATGTATCAGACTATGACCACCACAGCCGCCATCACAGTgcag AGGAAGGATTTCCCCAGTAACAGTTTCTATGTGGTGGTGGTGGTGAAGACTGAAGATGAGGCATGCGGAGGACCACTTCGATTCTACCCACTCTTACCCG ATGAGCTGCTGGACGCCGGGAATCGCAGTAAAGCTCTGGATGTGGTTGTTACTCCTGCCATTAACT CGGAGGTGTATGTGATGGGGATGCTCTTCTGTCTGGGGATCTTCCTGTCCTTCTACCTGCTGACGTTTCTCGTGGCGTGTTTGGAGAACAAGAG GATGaacaggaagagggaggggcttCTGAACACTGACACCTCACCTGCAGAGACAG GAAAGGCTCCAGTCTCTCCATATGAATACGGTTCATTTG CTGATAACGGCAGCACTCTGAGCTCTGAAGCGGTTACTGACAGTTTAGCATCAGCCGATGGGAACTACGGATATTTGG AGCGTTCTCTAGAGAGCGTCGGCCGCAGTCGCCAAGAGTCTCTGAGTTCGGTAGAAGAGGACGATTACGACACGCTGGCCGACATCGACTCGGACAAAAACATTGTGCGCACAAAG AAGTTCCTGTGCGTCTCTGATCTCGCTCGGAAAGACAAACGCATCCTCAGCAAGAAATACCAGATCTACTTCTG gAACATCTCTACTATCGCCGTGTTTTACGCTCTTCCTGTCATTCAGCTGGTTATCACCTATCAGACG gTTGTAAATGTCACAGGAAACCAAGACATCTGCTATTATAACTTCCTGTGTGCACACCCTCTGGGAGCtctaag CTCCTTCAATAACATCCTGAGTAACCTGGGTTATGTGATGCTGGGGCTGCTCTTCCTGCTCATCGTCCTACAGAGGGACATCATTCATAACCGCGCACTGGAACGCAATGAAAACACAGCGCTG GAGTGTGGCATTCCTAAGCACTTTGGCCTGTATTATGCGATGGGCACTGCTCTGATGATGGAGGGGCTGCTCAGCGCCTGTTACCACGTCTGTCCCAACTACACCAACTTCCAGTTCG ACACGTCGTTCATGTATATGATCGCTGGACTGTGTATGTTGAAGCTGTATCAGAAGAGACACCCGGACATCAACGCCAGCGCGTACTCCGCTTACGCATGTCTGGCTGCCGTCATATTCTTCTCTGTGCTGGGAGTG gtGTTTGGTAAAGGTAACACAGCATTCTGGATCGTTTTCTCTGTCATACACATACTGGCCACGATGCTGCTGAGCACACAGCTCTACTACATGGGCCGCTGGAGACTTG ACTCCGGGATCTTGCGCAGGATATTGCATGTGATCTACACTGACTGTATTCGGCAGTGCAGCGGACCCATGTACATT GATCGGATGGTTCTGCTGGTCATGGGAAACATTGTCAACTGGTCACT ggcGGCGTACGGCCTCATTAAACGACCCAACGACTTTGCCTCGTACCTGCTGGCCATCGCCATCTGTAATCTGCTGCTCTACTTCGCCTTTTACATCATAATGAAG TTACGCAGCGGTGAGCGAATCCAGTGTCTGGCTCTGGTGTGTATTCTCTTCACCGCTGTGGTCTGGGGTTTCGCTCTCTTCTTCTTCTTTCAGGGTCTCAGTACATGGCAG AAAACCCCAGCTGAGTCTCGTGAGCACAACCGCGAGTGTATCCTGCTCTCTTTCTTTGACGATCACGACATCTGGCACTTCCTGTCCTCCATCGCCATGTTCGGATCCTTCCTG GTTCTGCTGACTATGGACGACGACCTGGACACGGTTCAACGAGACAAAATCTACGTCTTCTGA
- the sidt2 gene encoding SID1 transmembrane family member 2 isoform X2, whose protein sequence is MLEFFCGSVRFAPVWLVLMLVWLRPAACGDNAVIQKEAQFDVTYEDTVTSDNQTIYSYNHTVSRNKTEGVRVSVELLSEGTQSPVLFVVRQKQAVLSFQVPLILRGLYQRKYPYTQVGRTLCQPPTKAVSETQFFYVDVSTLSSAGIHYQLRVSRVDSFTLQTDKKFSFNATPSQPQFFKYVFPDGVDTVIVKVNSQNIFPCSVMSIQDIQCPVYDLDNNVAFIGMYQTMTTTAAITVQRKDFPSNSFYVVVVVKTEDEACGGPLRFYPLLPDELLDAGNRSKALDVVVTPAINSEVYVMGMLFCLGIFLSFYLLTFLVACLENKRMNRKREGLLNTDTSPAETGKAPVSPYEYGSFADNGSTLSSEAVTDSLASADGNYGYLGLESFKRRIITAHHVAIRFERSLESVGRSRQESLSSVEEDDYDTLADIDSDKNIVRTKKFLCVSDLARKDKRILSKKYQIYFWNISTIAVFYALPVIQLVITYQTVVNVTGNQDICYYNFLCAHPLGALSSFNNILSNLGYVMLGLLFLLIVLQRDIIHNRALERNENTALECGIPKHFGLYYAMGTALMMEGLLSACYHVCPNYTNFQFDTSFMYMIAGLCMLKLYQKRHPDINASAYSAYACLAAVIFFSVLGVVFGKGNTAFWIVFSVIHILATMLLSTQLYYMGRWRLDSGILRRILHVIYTDCIRQCSGPMYIDRMVLLVMGNIVNWSLAAYGLIKRPNDFASYLLAIAICNLLLYFAFYIIMKLRSGERIQCLALVCILFTAVVWGFALFFFFQGLSTWQKTPAESREHNRECILLSFFDDHDIWHFLSSIAMFGSFLVLLTMDDDLDTVQRDKIYVF, encoded by the exons ATGCTGGAGTTCTTCTGCGGTTCTGTCCGGTTTGCTCCGGTCTGGCTGGTCCTGATGCTGGTGTGGTTGCGTCCGGCGGCGTGCGGCGATAATGCCGTCATCCAGAAAGAAGCTCAGTTCGACGTGACGTATGAGGACACGGTCACCAGCGATAACCAGACCATCTACTCCTACAACCACACCGTCTCCAGAAACAAG acGGAGGGTGTGCGTGTGTCCGTGGAGCTGCTGTCGGAGGGCACTCAGAGTCCAGTTCTGTTCGTGGTCCGGCAGAAACAGGCCGTTCTGTCCTTTCAGGTCCCCCTCATCCTCAGAGGCCT GTATCAGAGGAAGTATCCGTACACACAGGTGGGCCGTACGCTGTGTCAGCCGCCCACTAAAGCCGTGTCAGAGACGCAGTTCTTCTACGTGGACGTGTCGACGCTGTCCAGCGCTGGGATCCACTATCAGCTGCGCGTCAGTCGTGTGGACAGCTTCACGCTGCA GACAGACAAGAAATTCAGCTTCAATGCGACACCGTCCCAACCACAg TTCTTCAAGTACGTGTTTCCTGACGGTGTGGACACAGTGATTGTGAAGGTGAACTCACAGAATATCTTCCCCTGCTCAGTCATGTCAATACAGGACATCCAG TGTCCGGTTTATGATCTGGATAATAATGTGGCGTTTATTGGAATGTATCAGACTATGACCACCACAGCCGCCATCACAGTgcag AGGAAGGATTTCCCCAGTAACAGTTTCTATGTGGTGGTGGTGGTGAAGACTGAAGATGAGGCATGCGGAGGACCACTTCGATTCTACCCACTCTTACCCG ATGAGCTGCTGGACGCCGGGAATCGCAGTAAAGCTCTGGATGTGGTTGTTACTCCTGCCATTAACT CGGAGGTGTATGTGATGGGGATGCTCTTCTGTCTGGGGATCTTCCTGTCCTTCTACCTGCTGACGTTTCTCGTGGCGTGTTTGGAGAACAAGAG GATGaacaggaagagggaggggcttCTGAACACTGACACCTCACCTGCAGAGACAG GAAAGGCTCCAGTCTCTCCATATGAATACGGTTCATTTG CTGATAACGGCAGCACTCTGAGCTCTGAAGCGGTTACTGACAGTTTAGCATCAGCCGATGGGAACTACGGATATTTGG GATTGGAGTCTTTTAAACGGCGAATAATCACAGCACATCATGTAGCCATCCGCTTTG AGCGTTCTCTAGAGAGCGTCGGCCGCAGTCGCCAAGAGTCTCTGAGTTCGGTAGAAGAGGACGATTACGACACGCTGGCCGACATCGACTCGGACAAAAACATTGTGCGCACAAAG AAGTTCCTGTGCGTCTCTGATCTCGCTCGGAAAGACAAACGCATCCTCAGCAAGAAATACCAGATCTACTTCTG gAACATCTCTACTATCGCCGTGTTTTACGCTCTTCCTGTCATTCAGCTGGTTATCACCTATCAGACG gTTGTAAATGTCACAGGAAACCAAGACATCTGCTATTATAACTTCCTGTGTGCACACCCTCTGGGAGCtctaag CTCCTTCAATAACATCCTGAGTAACCTGGGTTATGTGATGCTGGGGCTGCTCTTCCTGCTCATCGTCCTACAGAGGGACATCATTCATAACCGCGCACTGGAACGCAATGAAAACACAGCGCTG GAGTGTGGCATTCCTAAGCACTTTGGCCTGTATTATGCGATGGGCACTGCTCTGATGATGGAGGGGCTGCTCAGCGCCTGTTACCACGTCTGTCCCAACTACACCAACTTCCAGTTCG ACACGTCGTTCATGTATATGATCGCTGGACTGTGTATGTTGAAGCTGTATCAGAAGAGACACCCGGACATCAACGCCAGCGCGTACTCCGCTTACGCATGTCTGGCTGCCGTCATATTCTTCTCTGTGCTGGGAGTG gtGTTTGGTAAAGGTAACACAGCATTCTGGATCGTTTTCTCTGTCATACACATACTGGCCACGATGCTGCTGAGCACACAGCTCTACTACATGGGCCGCTGGAGACTTG ACTCCGGGATCTTGCGCAGGATATTGCATGTGATCTACACTGACTGTATTCGGCAGTGCAGCGGACCCATGTACATT GATCGGATGGTTCTGCTGGTCATGGGAAACATTGTCAACTGGTCACT ggcGGCGTACGGCCTCATTAAACGACCCAACGACTTTGCCTCGTACCTGCTGGCCATCGCCATCTGTAATCTGCTGCTCTACTTCGCCTTTTACATCATAATGAAG TTACGCAGCGGTGAGCGAATCCAGTGTCTGGCTCTGGTGTGTATTCTCTTCACCGCTGTGGTCTGGGGTTTCGCTCTCTTCTTCTTCTTTCAGGGTCTCAGTACATGGCAG AAAACCCCAGCTGAGTCTCGTGAGCACAACCGCGAGTGTATCCTGCTCTCTTTCTTTGACGATCACGACATCTGGCACTTCCTGTCCTCCATCGCCATGTTCGGATCCTTCCTG GTTCTGCTGACTATGGACGACGACCTGGACACGGTTCAACGAGACAAAATCTACGTCTTCTGA
- the sidt2 gene encoding SID1 transmembrane family member 2 isoform X3 encodes MLEFFCGSVRFAPVWLVLMLVWLRPAACGDNAVIQKEAQFDVTYEDTVTSDNQTIYSYNHTVSRNKTEGVRVSVELLSEGTQSPVLFVVRQKQAVLSFQVPLILRGLYQRKYPYTQVGRTLCQPPTKAVSETQFFYVDVSTLSSAGIHYQLRVSRVDSFTLQTDKKFSFNATPSQPQFFKYVFPDGVDTVIVKVNSQNIFPCSVMSIQDIQCPVYDLDNNVAFIGMYQTMTTTAAITVQRKDFPSNSFYVVVVVKTEDEACGGPLRFYPLLPDELLDAGNRSKALDVVVTPAINSEVYVMGMLFCLGIFLSFYLLTFLVACLENKRMNRKREGLLNTDTSPAETASLLGKAPVSPYEYGSFADNGSTLSSEAVTDSLASADGNYGYLERSLESVGRSRQESLSSVEEDDYDTLADIDSDKNIVRTKKFLCVSDLARKDKRILSKKYQIYFWNISTIAVFYALPVIQLVITYQTVVNVTGNQDICYYNFLCAHPLGALSSFNNILSNLGYVMLGLLFLLIVLQRDIIHNRALERNENTALECGIPKHFGLYYAMGTALMMEGLLSACYHVCPNYTNFQFDTSFMYMIAGLCMLKLYQKRHPDINASAYSAYACLAAVIFFSVLGVVFGKGNTAFWIVFSVIHILATMLLSTQLYYMGRWRLDSGILRRILHVIYTDCIRQCSGPMYIDRMVLLVMGNIVNWSLAAYGLIKRPNDFASYLLAIAICNLLLYFAFYIIMKLRSGERIQCLALVCILFTAVVWGFALFFFFQGLSTWQKTPAESREHNRECILLSFFDDHDIWHFLSSIAMFGSFLVLLTMDDDLDTVQRDKIYVF; translated from the exons ATGCTGGAGTTCTTCTGCGGTTCTGTCCGGTTTGCTCCGGTCTGGCTGGTCCTGATGCTGGTGTGGTTGCGTCCGGCGGCGTGCGGCGATAATGCCGTCATCCAGAAAGAAGCTCAGTTCGACGTGACGTATGAGGACACGGTCACCAGCGATAACCAGACCATCTACTCCTACAACCACACCGTCTCCAGAAACAAG acGGAGGGTGTGCGTGTGTCCGTGGAGCTGCTGTCGGAGGGCACTCAGAGTCCAGTTCTGTTCGTGGTCCGGCAGAAACAGGCCGTTCTGTCCTTTCAGGTCCCCCTCATCCTCAGAGGCCT GTATCAGAGGAAGTATCCGTACACACAGGTGGGCCGTACGCTGTGTCAGCCGCCCACTAAAGCCGTGTCAGAGACGCAGTTCTTCTACGTGGACGTGTCGACGCTGTCCAGCGCTGGGATCCACTATCAGCTGCGCGTCAGTCGTGTGGACAGCTTCACGCTGCA GACAGACAAGAAATTCAGCTTCAATGCGACACCGTCCCAACCACAg TTCTTCAAGTACGTGTTTCCTGACGGTGTGGACACAGTGATTGTGAAGGTGAACTCACAGAATATCTTCCCCTGCTCAGTCATGTCAATACAGGACATCCAG TGTCCGGTTTATGATCTGGATAATAATGTGGCGTTTATTGGAATGTATCAGACTATGACCACCACAGCCGCCATCACAGTgcag AGGAAGGATTTCCCCAGTAACAGTTTCTATGTGGTGGTGGTGGTGAAGACTGAAGATGAGGCATGCGGAGGACCACTTCGATTCTACCCACTCTTACCCG ATGAGCTGCTGGACGCCGGGAATCGCAGTAAAGCTCTGGATGTGGTTGTTACTCCTGCCATTAACT CGGAGGTGTATGTGATGGGGATGCTCTTCTGTCTGGGGATCTTCCTGTCCTTCTACCTGCTGACGTTTCTCGTGGCGTGTTTGGAGAACAAGAG GATGaacaggaagagggaggggcttCTGAACACTGACACCTCACCTGCAGAGACAG CATCTCTCTTGG GAAAGGCTCCAGTCTCTCCATATGAATACGGTTCATTTG CTGATAACGGCAGCACTCTGAGCTCTGAAGCGGTTACTGACAGTTTAGCATCAGCCGATGGGAACTACGGATATTTGG AGCGTTCTCTAGAGAGCGTCGGCCGCAGTCGCCAAGAGTCTCTGAGTTCGGTAGAAGAGGACGATTACGACACGCTGGCCGACATCGACTCGGACAAAAACATTGTGCGCACAAAG AAGTTCCTGTGCGTCTCTGATCTCGCTCGGAAAGACAAACGCATCCTCAGCAAGAAATACCAGATCTACTTCTG gAACATCTCTACTATCGCCGTGTTTTACGCTCTTCCTGTCATTCAGCTGGTTATCACCTATCAGACG gTTGTAAATGTCACAGGAAACCAAGACATCTGCTATTATAACTTCCTGTGTGCACACCCTCTGGGAGCtctaag CTCCTTCAATAACATCCTGAGTAACCTGGGTTATGTGATGCTGGGGCTGCTCTTCCTGCTCATCGTCCTACAGAGGGACATCATTCATAACCGCGCACTGGAACGCAATGAAAACACAGCGCTG GAGTGTGGCATTCCTAAGCACTTTGGCCTGTATTATGCGATGGGCACTGCTCTGATGATGGAGGGGCTGCTCAGCGCCTGTTACCACGTCTGTCCCAACTACACCAACTTCCAGTTCG ACACGTCGTTCATGTATATGATCGCTGGACTGTGTATGTTGAAGCTGTATCAGAAGAGACACCCGGACATCAACGCCAGCGCGTACTCCGCTTACGCATGTCTGGCTGCCGTCATATTCTTCTCTGTGCTGGGAGTG gtGTTTGGTAAAGGTAACACAGCATTCTGGATCGTTTTCTCTGTCATACACATACTGGCCACGATGCTGCTGAGCACACAGCTCTACTACATGGGCCGCTGGAGACTTG ACTCCGGGATCTTGCGCAGGATATTGCATGTGATCTACACTGACTGTATTCGGCAGTGCAGCGGACCCATGTACATT GATCGGATGGTTCTGCTGGTCATGGGAAACATTGTCAACTGGTCACT ggcGGCGTACGGCCTCATTAAACGACCCAACGACTTTGCCTCGTACCTGCTGGCCATCGCCATCTGTAATCTGCTGCTCTACTTCGCCTTTTACATCATAATGAAG TTACGCAGCGGTGAGCGAATCCAGTGTCTGGCTCTGGTGTGTATTCTCTTCACCGCTGTGGTCTGGGGTTTCGCTCTCTTCTTCTTCTTTCAGGGTCTCAGTACATGGCAG AAAACCCCAGCTGAGTCTCGTGAGCACAACCGCGAGTGTATCCTGCTCTCTTTCTTTGACGATCACGACATCTGGCACTTCCTGTCCTCCATCGCCATGTTCGGATCCTTCCTG GTTCTGCTGACTATGGACGACGACCTGGACACGGTTCAACGAGACAAAATCTACGTCTTCTGA
- the sidt2 gene encoding SID1 transmembrane family member 2 isoform X1, producing the protein MLEFFCGSVRFAPVWLVLMLVWLRPAACGDNAVIQKEAQFDVTYEDTVTSDNQTIYSYNHTVSRNKTEGVRVSVELLSEGTQSPVLFVVRQKQAVLSFQVPLILRGLYQRKYPYTQVGRTLCQPPTKAVSETQFFYVDVSTLSSAGIHYQLRVSRVDSFTLQTDKKFSFNATPSQPQFFKYVFPDGVDTVIVKVNSQNIFPCSVMSIQDIQCPVYDLDNNVAFIGMYQTMTTTAAITVQRKDFPSNSFYVVVVVKTEDEACGGPLRFYPLLPDELLDAGNRSKALDVVVTPAINSEVYVMGMLFCLGIFLSFYLLTFLVACLENKRMNRKREGLLNTDTSPAETASLLGKAPVSPYEYGSFADNGSTLSSEAVTDSLASADGNYGYLGLESFKRRIITAHHVAIRFERSLESVGRSRQESLSSVEEDDYDTLADIDSDKNIVRTKKFLCVSDLARKDKRILSKKYQIYFWNISTIAVFYALPVIQLVITYQTVVNVTGNQDICYYNFLCAHPLGALSSFNNILSNLGYVMLGLLFLLIVLQRDIIHNRALERNENTALECGIPKHFGLYYAMGTALMMEGLLSACYHVCPNYTNFQFDTSFMYMIAGLCMLKLYQKRHPDINASAYSAYACLAAVIFFSVLGVVFGKGNTAFWIVFSVIHILATMLLSTQLYYMGRWRLDSGILRRILHVIYTDCIRQCSGPMYIDRMVLLVMGNIVNWSLAAYGLIKRPNDFASYLLAIAICNLLLYFAFYIIMKLRSGERIQCLALVCILFTAVVWGFALFFFFQGLSTWQKTPAESREHNRECILLSFFDDHDIWHFLSSIAMFGSFLVLLTMDDDLDTVQRDKIYVF; encoded by the exons ATGCTGGAGTTCTTCTGCGGTTCTGTCCGGTTTGCTCCGGTCTGGCTGGTCCTGATGCTGGTGTGGTTGCGTCCGGCGGCGTGCGGCGATAATGCCGTCATCCAGAAAGAAGCTCAGTTCGACGTGACGTATGAGGACACGGTCACCAGCGATAACCAGACCATCTACTCCTACAACCACACCGTCTCCAGAAACAAG acGGAGGGTGTGCGTGTGTCCGTGGAGCTGCTGTCGGAGGGCACTCAGAGTCCAGTTCTGTTCGTGGTCCGGCAGAAACAGGCCGTTCTGTCCTTTCAGGTCCCCCTCATCCTCAGAGGCCT GTATCAGAGGAAGTATCCGTACACACAGGTGGGCCGTACGCTGTGTCAGCCGCCCACTAAAGCCGTGTCAGAGACGCAGTTCTTCTACGTGGACGTGTCGACGCTGTCCAGCGCTGGGATCCACTATCAGCTGCGCGTCAGTCGTGTGGACAGCTTCACGCTGCA GACAGACAAGAAATTCAGCTTCAATGCGACACCGTCCCAACCACAg TTCTTCAAGTACGTGTTTCCTGACGGTGTGGACACAGTGATTGTGAAGGTGAACTCACAGAATATCTTCCCCTGCTCAGTCATGTCAATACAGGACATCCAG TGTCCGGTTTATGATCTGGATAATAATGTGGCGTTTATTGGAATGTATCAGACTATGACCACCACAGCCGCCATCACAGTgcag AGGAAGGATTTCCCCAGTAACAGTTTCTATGTGGTGGTGGTGGTGAAGACTGAAGATGAGGCATGCGGAGGACCACTTCGATTCTACCCACTCTTACCCG ATGAGCTGCTGGACGCCGGGAATCGCAGTAAAGCTCTGGATGTGGTTGTTACTCCTGCCATTAACT CGGAGGTGTATGTGATGGGGATGCTCTTCTGTCTGGGGATCTTCCTGTCCTTCTACCTGCTGACGTTTCTCGTGGCGTGTTTGGAGAACAAGAG GATGaacaggaagagggaggggcttCTGAACACTGACACCTCACCTGCAGAGACAG CATCTCTCTTGG GAAAGGCTCCAGTCTCTCCATATGAATACGGTTCATTTG CTGATAACGGCAGCACTCTGAGCTCTGAAGCGGTTACTGACAGTTTAGCATCAGCCGATGGGAACTACGGATATTTGG GATTGGAGTCTTTTAAACGGCGAATAATCACAGCACATCATGTAGCCATCCGCTTTG AGCGTTCTCTAGAGAGCGTCGGCCGCAGTCGCCAAGAGTCTCTGAGTTCGGTAGAAGAGGACGATTACGACACGCTGGCCGACATCGACTCGGACAAAAACATTGTGCGCACAAAG AAGTTCCTGTGCGTCTCTGATCTCGCTCGGAAAGACAAACGCATCCTCAGCAAGAAATACCAGATCTACTTCTG gAACATCTCTACTATCGCCGTGTTTTACGCTCTTCCTGTCATTCAGCTGGTTATCACCTATCAGACG gTTGTAAATGTCACAGGAAACCAAGACATCTGCTATTATAACTTCCTGTGTGCACACCCTCTGGGAGCtctaag CTCCTTCAATAACATCCTGAGTAACCTGGGTTATGTGATGCTGGGGCTGCTCTTCCTGCTCATCGTCCTACAGAGGGACATCATTCATAACCGCGCACTGGAACGCAATGAAAACACAGCGCTG GAGTGTGGCATTCCTAAGCACTTTGGCCTGTATTATGCGATGGGCACTGCTCTGATGATGGAGGGGCTGCTCAGCGCCTGTTACCACGTCTGTCCCAACTACACCAACTTCCAGTTCG ACACGTCGTTCATGTATATGATCGCTGGACTGTGTATGTTGAAGCTGTATCAGAAGAGACACCCGGACATCAACGCCAGCGCGTACTCCGCTTACGCATGTCTGGCTGCCGTCATATTCTTCTCTGTGCTGGGAGTG gtGTTTGGTAAAGGTAACACAGCATTCTGGATCGTTTTCTCTGTCATACACATACTGGCCACGATGCTGCTGAGCACACAGCTCTACTACATGGGCCGCTGGAGACTTG ACTCCGGGATCTTGCGCAGGATATTGCATGTGATCTACACTGACTGTATTCGGCAGTGCAGCGGACCCATGTACATT GATCGGATGGTTCTGCTGGTCATGGGAAACATTGTCAACTGGTCACT ggcGGCGTACGGCCTCATTAAACGACCCAACGACTTTGCCTCGTACCTGCTGGCCATCGCCATCTGTAATCTGCTGCTCTACTTCGCCTTTTACATCATAATGAAG TTACGCAGCGGTGAGCGAATCCAGTGTCTGGCTCTGGTGTGTATTCTCTTCACCGCTGTGGTCTGGGGTTTCGCTCTCTTCTTCTTCTTTCAGGGTCTCAGTACATGGCAG AAAACCCCAGCTGAGTCTCGTGAGCACAACCGCGAGTGTATCCTGCTCTCTTTCTTTGACGATCACGACATCTGGCACTTCCTGTCCTCCATCGCCATGTTCGGATCCTTCCTG GTTCTGCTGACTATGGACGACGACCTGGACACGGTTCAACGAGACAAAATCTACGTCTTCTGA
- the LOC141285046 gene encoding platelet-activating factor acetylhydrolase IB subunit alpha2-like has protein sequence MNPAAQPLPVQDVQGDARWISQHERFVQECKDAEPDVLFIGDSMIQLMQQHEVWKDLFSPLHALNFGLAGDTTCNVLWRMQNGELQNIQPKVVVLWVGTNNQQHTAEQVAEGVTAITQFLISQLPRARIVVLGLLPRGEHQNPLRQKNAAVNELLRSSLARLGPVQFLDVSAEFLQSDGSISKHDMFDFLHLTAAGYQTLSKPLHDLLLQILEETTAAK, from the exons atgAACCCTGCTGCTCAGCCTCTCCCGGTGCAGGATGTCCAGGGTGACGCCCGCTGGATCTCACAG CACGAGCGCTTCGTTCAGGAGTGTAAGGACGCAGAACCAGACGTGCTGTTTATCGGAGACTCCATGATTCAACTGATGCAACAACACGAG GTGTGGAAGGATCTGTTCTCTCCGCTGCACGCGCTCAACTTCGGTCTGGCCGGAGACACCACCTGTAACGTCCTCTGGAGGATGCAGAACGGAGAGCTGCAGAACATCCAGCCCAAG GTGGTGGTTCTGTGGGTCGGCACCAATAATCAGCAGCACACGGCGGAGCAGGTGGCAGAAGGAGTGACGGCCATCACACAGTTCCTCATCTCACAGCTCCCTCGTGCCAGAATCGTCGTGCTG GGTCTCCTTCCTCGTGGAGAACATCAGAACCCGCTACGTCAGAAGAACGCAGCGGTGAACGAGTTACTGCGCTCGTCTTTGGCGCGTCTCGGCCCGGTTCAGTTTCTGGACGTCAGCGCTGAGTTCCTTCAGTCGGACGGAAGCATCTCTAAACACGACATGTTTGACTTCCTGCACCTGACAGCGGCTGGGTATCAAACCCTCAGCAAACCTCTCCACGACCTTCTGCTGCAGATACTGGAGGAAACCACAGCTGCTAAATAG